One region of Manduca sexta isolate Smith_Timp_Sample1 chromosome 25, JHU_Msex_v1.0, whole genome shotgun sequence genomic DNA includes:
- the LOC115453515 gene encoding uncharacterized protein LOC115453515 isoform X1 → MKREREPGLGPLYRIRCKRTARVKKGQSDELLAMLEDRPHLCDKKFTNAEDRITFQEGWKEIADELNQIPDGAVKTPEQWMTVWRDFKSRACMKAAKLQNEKVQPNNKAITITPLTEFEKRIIALICTDYAFDDFCEHSMQEDDSNEAAQDSKGADLINTHQTQSVSSRTAATVPSTPTVEQPRRKNRYLHPRRSVAELHNEARRELLAVAQSNAQSMRMLAKSTQLHAEAAKMQAESSLLFAQAANKIGDALILLANKENKK, encoded by the exons ATGAAGCGGGAGAGAGAACCGGGTCTAGGCCCACTTTACCGTATAAG ATGTAAGCGTACAGCACGAGTGAAAAAGGGTCAATCCGATGAACTTCTAGCAATGCTTGAAGATCGTCCCCATTTATGTGATAAAAAGTTTACTAATGCAGAAGACCGTATAACTTTCCAAGAGGGCTGGAAAGAGATTGCTGATGAGCTCAATCAAATTCCAGATGGGGCTGTAAAAACTCCAGAGCAGTGGATGACG GTGTGGAGAGATTTCAAAAGCCGTGCCTGCATGAAAGCGGCAAAATTACAAAACGAAAAGGTGCAGCCAAACAATAAAGCCATCACCATTACCCCTTTAACTGAGTTTGAGAAGAGAATAATCGCTCTTATTTGTACAGATTATGCATTTGATGACTTCTGTGAACATTCTATGCAAGAGGATGAT TCTAATGAAGCTGCCCAAGACAGTAAAGGTGCTGATTTAATCAATACACATCAAACtcaat ctgTGAGTAGCAGAACAGCAGCTACTGTTCCCTCAACACCCACTGTTGAACAGCCACGCAGGAAGAATAGAT ATTTGCATCCTCGCAGAAGTGTGGCGGAGCTGCACAATGAAGCGCGTCGAGAATTGTTGGCTGTAGCACAATCCAACGCACAGTCAATgagg atgCTAGCAAAATCTACCCAATTACATGCAGAGGCTGCAAAAATGCAAGCAGAATCATCTTTGTTATTCGCGCAAGCCGCCAACAAAATAGGAGACGCTCTAATCTTATTAgcgaataaagaaaataaaaaataa
- the LOC115453515 gene encoding uncharacterized protein LOC115453515 isoform X2 yields MLEDRPHLCDKKFTNAEDRITFQEGWKEIADELNQIPDGAVKTPEQWMTVWRDFKSRACMKAAKLQNEKVQPNNKAITITPLTEFEKRIIALICTDYAFDDFCEHSMQEDDSNEAAQDSKGADLINTHQTQSVSSRTAATVPSTPTVEQPRRKNRYLHPRRSVAELHNEARRELLAVAQSNAQSMRMLAKSTQLHAEAAKMQAESSLLFAQAANKIGDALILLANKENKK; encoded by the exons ATGCTTGAAGATCGTCCCCATTTATGTGATAAAAAGTTTACTAATGCAGAAGACCGTATAACTTTCCAAGAGGGCTGGAAAGAGATTGCTGATGAGCTCAATCAAATTCCAGATGGGGCTGTAAAAACTCCAGAGCAGTGGATGACG GTGTGGAGAGATTTCAAAAGCCGTGCCTGCATGAAAGCGGCAAAATTACAAAACGAAAAGGTGCAGCCAAACAATAAAGCCATCACCATTACCCCTTTAACTGAGTTTGAGAAGAGAATAATCGCTCTTATTTGTACAGATTATGCATTTGATGACTTCTGTGAACATTCTATGCAAGAGGATGAT TCTAATGAAGCTGCCCAAGACAGTAAAGGTGCTGATTTAATCAATACACATCAAACtcaat ctgTGAGTAGCAGAACAGCAGCTACTGTTCCCTCAACACCCACTGTTGAACAGCCACGCAGGAAGAATAGAT ATTTGCATCCTCGCAGAAGTGTGGCGGAGCTGCACAATGAAGCGCGTCGAGAATTGTTGGCTGTAGCACAATCCAACGCACAGTCAATgagg atgCTAGCAAAATCTACCCAATTACATGCAGAGGCTGCAAAAATGCAAGCAGAATCATCTTTGTTATTCGCGCAAGCCGCCAACAAAATAGGAGACGCTCTAATCTTATTAgcgaataaagaaaataaaaaataa
- the LOC115450129 gene encoding LOW QUALITY PROTEIN: translation initiation factor eIF-2B subunit delta (The sequence of the model RefSeq protein was modified relative to this genomic sequence to represent the inferred CDS: deleted 1 base in 1 codon): MSSKGITEKSRDEVLGAREAKKLAKQKAKQKAAANEVKEPAPEKAVVDENKNEQPVRLEPKIAANEDIQMKTLDKSKDEVDRAVVVNEITGDNERDKIKAERAAKKAAKQAKKKGAAEGDVKQPPERPPVQQEATSSSSEQITRTEACKGDDMTVRDVVETLKDIANVAKEVKEVTAKVQSIDLGGKKAEEAGKSKAELRAERRAKQEAQRAAKQAAEQKAKPKEDAAAKPDVEKKVKEVKPVKVKVVDKPKVKSQVAHRINWCQHLCTEHDKESLRKIAINSNLHPAIVKLGVQLASRVVTGSNARCIALLDALKKMVIDYIVPAKTEFARGLESYLATSLDFLWSMRQPSASQTNAVKAFRHHIMQLPNNVDEFDAKKKLQEEIDRYIREQIETAGQAISIAVRNKISDGDNILTYGCSSLIERILVEAWEAGVRFRTVVVGNRVHRAGPEMLRRLTAKGLPCTYVDFTGLHFVMSTMKLCVLGCDALLADGSVRGALGTAGAALAARAVNVPVLVAAETHKFSEHLQTDALVHNELGDPDDLIDKNDENSPLKDWRSNPNLTPLNLTYDITPPSLVTAVVTELAILPCTSAPVVLRFKLSEYGM, encoded by the exons ATGTCTTCAAAAGGTATAACAGAAAAATCGAGAGATGAAGTTTTAGGTGCAAGAGAGGCCAAGAAATTAGCTAAACAAAAAGCCAAACAGAAGGCTGCTGCTAATGAAGTAAAAGAACCAGCACCTGAAAAAGCTGTAGTTGATGAGAATAAAAATGAACAGCCTGTCAGACTAGAGCCTAAAATTGCGGCCAATGAAGATATTCAAATGAAAACTTTAGACAAAAGTAAAGATGAAGTTGATAGAGCAGTAGTAGTTAATGAAATAACTGGTGATAATGAAAGAGATAAAATTAAAGCTGAAAGAGCTGCAAAGAAAGCTGCTAAGCAGGCTAAAAAGAAGGGGGCAGCTGAGGGGGATGTTAAACAACCACCTGAAAGACCTCCTGTACAACAAGAGGCTACTTCTTCTTCATCAGAACAAATAACTAGGACTGAAGCTTGTAAGGGTGATGATATGACAGTTAGAGATGTTGTAGAAACACTAAAAGATATTGCCAATGTAGCAAAGGAAGTAAAGGAAGTCACTGCTAAAGTTCAAAGTATTGATTTAGGAGGAAAAAAG GCAGAAGAAGCTGGTAAAAGCAAGGCTGAGCTGAGAGCTGAAAGGCGTGCAAAGCAAGAAGCTCAGAGGGCTGCAAAACAAGCAGCAGAACAAAAGGCCAAACCTAAAGAAGATGCTGCAGCCAAACCTGATGTTGAAAAGAAAGTTAAAGAG GTAAAACCCGTCAAAGTTAAAGTTGTAGATAAACCAAAGGTAAAGTCACAAGTAGCACACAGGATCAATTGGTGTCAACATTTGTGCACTGAGCATGACAAGGAGTCACTGAGAAAAATTGCCATTAACTCCAA CTTGCACCCAGCCATCGTGAAGCTGGGAGTACAGTTGGCATCCCGCGTCGTGACCGGCTCGAATGCTAGGTGTATAGCATTGTTAGATGCCCTGAAGAAG ATGGTAATAGACTACATAGTTCCCGCCAAGACGGAGTTCGCTCGAGGGCTGGAGTCGTACTTGGCCACGAGTCTAGACTTCCTGTGGTCCATGCGCCAACCCTCGGCCTCGCAGACGAACGCCGTCAAGGCCTTCAGGCACCATATTATGCAGCTGCCGAACAATGTTGATGAGTTTGAT GCAAAGAAGAAACTGCAAGAAGAAATTGACCGATACATCAGGGAACAGATAGAGACCGCCGGCCAAGCCATCAGCATAGCTGTCAGGAACAAGATCTCTGATGGtgacaatattttaacatacgGATG TTCGTCATTGATCGAGCGAATACTGGTAGAAGCGTGGGAGGCTGGCGTTCGATTCCGCACTGTGGTGGTCGGTAACCGCGTGCACCGCGCCGGCCCGGAGATGTTGCGCCGACTCACGGCCAAGGGCCTGCCCTGCACATACGTAGACTTCACGGGGTTGCACTTCGTCATGAGTACT atGAAGCTGTGCGTGCTGGGGTGCGACGCGCTGCTGGCGGACGGGTCGGTGCGCGGCGCGCTGGgcacggcgggcgcggcgctggcggcgcgcGCA GTCAACGTGCCCGTGCTCGTCGCCGCCGAGACGCACAAGTTCAGCGAACACCTGCAGACCGACGCGCTCGTGCACAACGAACTCG gtGATCCTGATGACCTAATCGACAAAAATGATGAAAACTCGCCCCTAAAAGACTGGCGGTCCAACCCCAACTTGACTCCTCTCAACCTGACATATGACATCACGCCGCCAAGCTTAGTCACCGCCGTGGTCACGGAGTTAGCCATTCTGCCATGCACGAGTGCGCCAGTCGTACTGAGATTTAAACTGTCTGAATACGGAATGTAA
- the LOC115450125 gene encoding N-acetylgalactosamine kinase — protein sequence MNGKDEDIPITKITDSDRVQQLNNAFKEEFGYSPAFIVKVPGRVNIIGEHIDYCGYPVLPMALEQAILVAVGLTEELELQLRNVNKTYCKYNTKLNTFEDITIQPDADGKPFWYNYVLCGVKGAMEFLKNKITNGLQIYIDGNIPPASGLSSSSALVSASFLSFLHAQNVSLSKTELAALCAESERYIGTQGGGMDQAIAFLAEKYCAQYITWNPLKATPIALPEDAVFVVAHSLAEANKAATNDFNIRVMECRLSAKILAACTGITCDNKIITLSQVQQTLDNTLEDMVRLVDEYLPKDIYTKDEICSILETSEEDLDHSILSPNTRHLKEFKLRQRALHVYEEATRVENFRKICSQVAVKEKNNLVNGTNGCIAPGKSAKPDDILEVLGNLMSGSHESLRKLYECSHKNLDLLVDTSKEVGVHARLTGAGWGGCVVALCPMEKVDMYVETLVNEFYVKHCNVDKVTARSHVFATTPCHGAVIYTH from the coding sequence ATGAACGGCAAAGACGAGGATATACCAATTACTAAAATTACGGACAGTGACCGGGTTCAACAATTGAACAATGCATTCAAGGAAGAATTTGGATATTCTCCCGCGTTTATTGTGAAGGTACCGGGTCGCGTAAATATTATTGGCGAACATATTGATTATTGCGGCTACCCTGTATTACCGATGGCTTTGGAACAAGCTATATTAGTCGCTGTAGGCTTAACTGAAGAACTTGAATTACAACTTAGAAATGTCAACAAGACATATTGTAAATACAACACAAAGTTAAATACATTTGAAGATATTACTATCCAACCTGACGCCGACGGAAAACCGTTTTGGTACAACTACGTGCTCTGCGGAGTTAAAGGCGCCATGGAattcttgaaaaataaaataacaaatggattacaaatttatattgatgGAAATATCCCACCAGCTTCAGGATTGTCCAGTTCTTCAGCATTGGTGAGCGCTTCGTTCCTCTCCTTTCTTCATGCTCAAAATGTTAGTTTGAGTAAAACTGAATTAGCAGCCTTGTGTGCGGAAAGTGAAAGATATATTGGAACTCAAGGTGGAGGAATGGATCAGGCGATAGCGTTCCTAGCCGAAAAATATTGTGCCCAATACATAACTTGGAACCCGCTTAAAGCAACGCCTATAGCTCTTCCTGAAGACGCAGTTTTTGTTGTGGCGCACAGTTTAGCTGAAGCTAATAAAGCTGCTACGAATGATTTTAACATTCGTGTAATGGAATGTAGGCTGTCTGCAAAAATTTTAGCTGCATGTACTGGAATTActtgtgataataaaattatcactcTCAGCCAAGTGCAACAAACTCTTGATAACACATTGGAAGATATGGTTCGACTCGTGGATGAGTATTTACCGAAAGATATTTACACGAAAGATGAAATCTGCAGTATTTTAGAAACCAGCGAAGAAGACTTAGATCATTCAATCCTTTCTCCCAATACGAGACATTTGAAAGAGTTCAAATTAAGACAACGAGCGCTTCATGTCTATGAAGAGGCAACGAGGGTTGAGAATTTCAGAAAAATTTGCTCTCAAGTAGcagtaaaggaaaaaaataatctagTAAATGGAACTAACGGCTGCATCGCTCCAGGAAAGAGCGCTAAACCTGACGATATTTTAGAAGTATTGGGGAATTTAATGTCAGGAAGTCATGAGAGTTTGAGGAAACTTTATGAGTGTTCTCATAAGAACTTAGATCTTTTAGTCGACACATCCAAAGAAGTAGGTGTTCACGCTAGGTTAACAGGAGCAGGCTGGGGAGGGTGTGTTGTAGCTCTATGCCCTATGGAGAAAGTTGATATGTATGTCGAGACTCTTGTAAATGAATTCTATGTAAAACATTGTAATGTAGATAAGGTTACCGCACGTTCACACGTATTTGCAACAACACCGTGCCATGGCGCCGTGATATACACACATTAA